In Pleurodeles waltl isolate 20211129_DDA chromosome 5, aPleWal1.hap1.20221129, whole genome shotgun sequence, one genomic interval encodes:
- the GPR63 gene encoding probable G-protein coupled receptor 63 — MFFSAMLTPDRPRTPNSTFVVYENAYTNFTTTVATFQLGIDRPLKYSPGAMVTTETSTFAMNSTTTIPAQAVPGSLSLPLQIILCAVMIFILLLSFLGNFVVCLMVYQKAAMRSAINILLASLACADMLLSVLNMPFALITIFTTEWIFGDIFCRVSAMFFWLFVMEGVAILLIISIDRFLIIVQKQDKLNPYRAKILIIVAWVTSFCVAFPLAVGSPNLQVPSRAPQCVFGYSTNPGYQAYVIFVVLFFFFIPFMVMLYTFMGILNTVRHNAVRIHSHPDSICLSQASKLGLMSLQRPFQMSIDMSFKTRAFTTILVLFVVFIFCWAPFTTYSLVATFNSNFYNKHSFFEISTWLLWLCYLKSALNPLIYYWRIKKFRDACLDLMPKYFKFVPQLPGHTRRRIRPSAIYVCGEHRSVV, encoded by the coding sequence atgtttttttctgcgATGCTGACACCTGACCGTCCAAGGACACCAAACAGCACGTTTGTTGTCTATGAAAATGCCTACACGAACTTTACAACAACAGTGGCGACATTCCAGCTCGGCATTGATCGGCCATTAAAATACAGTCCGGGTGCCATGGTTACAACAGagaccagcacctttgcaatgaaCAGTACGACGACAATCCCAGCACAAGCAGTTCCAGGGAGCCTCAGCTTgccactccagatcattctctgtGCAGTAATGATATTTATACTGTTGCTTTCTTTCTTGGGGAACTTTGTTGTCTGTCTGATGGTGTACCAAAAGGCAGCTATGCGATCAGCTATTAACATCCTACTAGCCAGCTTGGCCTGTGCCGACATGTTGCTCTCTGTTCTCAACATGCCTTTCGCTCTGATCACCATCTTTACCACTGAGTGGATCTTTGGAGACATCTTCTGTAgagtttctgccatgtttttctgGCTGTTTGTCATGGAAGGGGTTGCCATCCTGCTCATTATCAGCATTGATCGATTCCTGATCATTGTCCAGAAGCAAGACAAGCTCAATCCTTACCGTGCAAAGATTCTCATCATAGTTGCTTGGGTTACCTCCTTTTGTGTGGCCTTCCCGTTAGCTGTGGGCAGCCCAAATCTGCAAGTTCCTTCGAGAGCACCGCAGTGCGTGTTTGGCTACAGCACCAACCCTGGCTACCAGGCCTATGTCATATTTGtggtcctttttttcttttttatccctTTTATGGTGATGCTGTACACTTTCATGGGCATACTCAACACAGTGCGCCACAACGCGGTTCGTATCCACAGCCACCCTGACAGCATATGCCTAAGCCAGGCTAGCAAACTCGGTCTCATGAGCCTTCAGAGGCCTTTCCAAATGAGCATAGATATGAGCTTTAAAACCCGTGCCTTCACcaccattttggttttgtttgttgttttcatcttctgTTGGGCACCCTTCACCACTTACAGCCTTGTTGCCACTTTCAACAGTAACTTTTACAATAAGCACAGCTTCTTTGAGATAAGTACGTGGCTGCTGTGGCTATGCTACCTCAAGTCGGCACTGAATCCACTCATATACTACTGGAGGATTAAGAAATTCCGTGACGCTTGCTTAGATTTAATGCCGAAGTACTTTAAGTTTGTACCACAGTTACCCGGTCACACAAGACGACGCATCCGGCCTAGTGCCATCTATGTGTGCGGAGAGCACAGATCCGTTGTGTGA